One genomic segment of Stigmatopora argus isolate UIUO_Sarg chromosome 18, RoL_Sarg_1.0, whole genome shotgun sequence includes these proteins:
- the wbp2 gene encoding WW domain-binding protein 2: protein MTLNQNHSESGGVIVTHGESVLMSHDNVELLFVDTVGLLPEAFRKSKKGSVYLTPYRVIFVAKSGDGLRSFMFPFYLMKGCEIKQPVLGANYIKGTINAEPGGGWEGSTGFKLIFAAGGAIEFGQHMLHVATQVSRGQPVSPGSSGCPFLANGGAYAFPPPPSNGAYPAMPPPGYAYPNPPPPGGFYPPSFDNAVAYMAPPPYSSTPCQRPPEAPSSAAAQAKAAEAAASSTLAPTHVYLPEDKPPPYSPPEDKKNQ, encoded by the exons ATGACTCTCAACCAGAACCATTCAGAGTCCGGCGGAGTCATCGTCACCCACGGGGAAAG TGTTTTGATGAGCCATGACAACGTGGAATTGCTCTTTGTGGACACCGTCGGTCTTCTGCCCGAGGCCTTCCGAAAGAGCAAAAAGGGCAGCGTCTACCTGACCCCGTACAGG GTGATCTTTGTAGCGAAAAGTGGAGATGGGCTCAGGTCCTTTATGTTCCCTTTCTACCTGATGAAGGGCTGTGAGATCAAGCAACCCGTCCTGGGGGCAAACTACATCAAGGGGACCATCAACGCCGAGCCCGGAG GTGGCTGGGAGGGCAGCACGGGCTTCAAGCTCATCTTCGCTGCGGGCGGCGCCATCGAGTTCGGACAACACATGCTACACGTGGCCACGCagg TTTCCAGAGGTCAGCCCGTCTCCCCTGGCTCGAGCGGATGCCCTTTCCTGGCCAACGGGGGGGCCTATGCtttcccccctcccccctccaaCGGCGCCTATCCCGCCATGCCGCCGCCGGGCTACGCCTACCCCAACCCGCCTCCTCCAG GGGGCTTTTATCCTCCCTCGTTTGATAACGCCGTGGCATACATGGCTCCACCTCCGTATTCATCCACCCCGTGTCAGCGGCCCCCCGAAGCGCCGTCTTCGGCTGCCG cccAAGCTAAAGCCGCTGAAGCCGCAGCCAGCTCTACTCTAGCCCCTACGCATGTGTACTTACCAGAG GACAAGCCCCCGCCCTACTCTCCTCCGGAAGACAAGAAGAACCAATAG